The window TTTTGATCATATGTTTAGGATCGCTTTTCAAATCTTCGTAAAGATAGATCTGAATTTGCTCCCGATCGAATCGATCTAAATACCGTTGAATTTGAATGCTATAAAAACCAAAATCGAGATAACGCCACCCTGGGGCCCAATGATTTTTTCTACGATTGTCTTCTTCCTTTAAGGCTTCACTAAAATCTAGTGTCTCTCGTCCATTACGACAAAAGTGTGAATAACGGGAATAAGCTCGATCAACAGGATGGCGCAAAATAGCTATCAATTTTGCCTCTGGAATATAGCGTTTAATGCGTGTGGGTGCTTCTGGCATATAGAGATAACAAGGAGAAGATTCTCCAATTGCTTTCTCTTTAGTTACTCCATCAAAAAGAGCTTGATAATCTTTTAAGTAGGGAACCGTTTTTACATTAGTTGGAGCTTCTGCGTCTCCAGATCCGCAGTAATCCGGTTGCCATCCTTCATAAGCAAAGAAATTGGGTTCTTTATTTTTGCTCATATAAATTTCCGGGTGTTCACTAAGATAGTTGTGAAGGGAGCTGGTTCCTGATTTAGCAGCACCTATGACTATAAAATTGGGCATGATCATTTTCTCTATCTCCATGAATTGACGAGGCGGATCATTTGAATTTTAGCAGAGGATCAATCTTATATTCTGAATCATGGTATTCTTGAGGGGCGATCGCCCACTCTTGTAAAGCGGGTAAACCAATCCTTTGAGTAAACCTGCCTCGTCCCGGTGCTAGAGGAGCAGTCTGGGTTGCCGGTCGCATTGTACAACCAGTTAGGAATAATCGCAAACACAATAGAATTAGAGTCAAGATAACTTGTTGGGACTTCACGGCGCTCGATTCCTCCAGACGATAGGCTCTGCTATCCTCTCCAGCTTATCCGATTCAATATGAAGAATTGGTAAAGATTAAGGCAATACACAACAAGATTAGGTAAAGTTTTGCTCAAAATAGAATCAAGACAACCTGTATATTCACAGAATCCTCAAATTCCTAGGGGCACTCCTTAAAACCCTAACCCAACTGTTACAGTTGAAAGAAGCAATTTTAATCCCCTTGATATGACAGAACCTCAAACCTCTTCTATTTCTTCTGAACAACCGGAAACGGCCGAAACGACGGCACAAGAACCTCAAGCCAGTTACGTGAAACTCGCGATGAGGAATATGGTGCGTAAAGGGAGAAAATCCTTAATCCACTTTACCCTAACGACTCTGGCTCTCTTGGGTCTGTTGGTGGGACTCTCTTACCTCACCCGATAGGAGATTGGCCCTATGGATGTTGAAGTCAACATTGAGATGAGCGAGTCGGTTGTTGAGCCTGCGGTAACCGCAGAACTGTTGCATCAATGGCTGTGTACTTGGCTGGAGCATCTGGATCTTAATTTAGAGCTTCCTCCTGCTCCTGCCTATGAATTAAGTTTACGGTTAACGGATAATTCAGAGATCCAGAGCTTTAATAGCCAATATCGCCAGCAAGACCGACCCACAGATGTTTTAGCCTTTGCTGCTCTAGAGAGCGATACCCCTCTTCTGCCAGAGAGTGAAGACCCCTTATACTTAGGGGATCTGATGATTTCGGTGGAGATGGCTAGGGATCAAGCCGAGGAACAGGGCCATTCAGAAACGGTGGAACTGGCTTGGCTGTGTGCCCATGGTTTACTGCATTTGTTGGGCTGGGATCATCCCGATGAAGCCAGTTTACAGGCGATGTGGGAAAAACAGGACTCTCTGCTGGTGCAAGTGGGTTTAGAGTTAGGCAACCGAGAGGGGATGTCAACTCCGGTTATATGAGTTACCCTCATGGTGAATTCAATTTCTGCTTAGGGTCTGGGTTACTCGACAGATGACGGAATCCGACGAACGCTCACATTGCTCACATTAACAGATCCCCACCTTTGCCCTCAATATATGGTGAACCTTATGTCTAGTAAACTCTCGATTTCAACGGTTGAATCTAACCATTCCTCCAGGGTTACTCATCGTGACTCGTCTTGGCGGGTGGCTGAGAATTTGCTTACCAGTTTTAAGTATGCTTGGGCGGGGGTAACTTACGCTTTTAGAACGCAACGGAATTTTCGCATTCATGTGGTGTTGGCAACCCTGGTGATGATTCTGGGATCGCTGTTGCATGTGAATGCGGTGGAAGCGTCGGTTTTGGCGGTGATGATTTGTTTGGTTTTGGTGCTAGAGTTACTGAATACGGCTTTAGAAGCCGTGGTAGATTTAACGGTAGAACAGAACTATCATGAATTGGCGAAAATTGCTAAAGATTGTGCGGCTGGAGCGGTGATGCTCTCGGCGATCGCCTCAATTCTGGTCGGTGTGATTCTACTATTGCCTAAACTGGTTCTCCTGTTTTCTTAACGGCTCCCATGATCCTTGTTATCGATAACTACGATAGTTTTACATACAATTTAGTTCAGTATTTGGCGGAATTGGGACAAGAGTTTCCCCAAGCCAAAGAGATTCAGGTGTATCGAAACGATCGCATCTCTCTGAAGGAAATTCAAGCGCTCAAACCGGATGCGATCGTGATTTCTCCGGGGCCGGGACGACCGGAAGAGTCGGGAGTGTCCCTAGAGGCGATCGCCCAATTGGGGCCTAAAGTGCCTATTTTGGGGGTGTGTCTGGGCCATCAAGGGATCGGCCAAGTGTTTGGCGGTAAAATTGTTTCGGCTCCTGTCCTCATGCATGGTAAAACCTCCCCCATTCACCATAACGGGGTGGGGATTTTTGCCGGTCTAGAAAGTCCCTTAAATGCAACGCGCTATCATAGTTTGACCATTGACCGCAACAGTTGCCCAAAAGAGCTAGAAATTACGGCTTGGGTTGAAGATGGAACCATTATGGGGGTTCGCCATCGTCAATATCCCCACCTTCAAGGGGTTCAGTTCCATCCTGAAAGTATTCTCACCACGAAAGGGAAAGACCTATTGCGGAACTTTCTGCGATCGCTCTCTTCTTGAAGAGCGAAACTGCACCATACATAGATCGACCGCACCATAGATAATAAATAGTGGATGAGAGATAATTAATTACCCATGAAACGGCGCAACTTTATCAGCATGACAGGGGCAATGGCGATCGCCACCCTTGTCAGTTCTGTGTATTCTTCCCAAGCCCAAACCCCTAGTGGACTTACCATACAGAGTCTAGGCCATACTTGCTTCCTGTTTACCGGAGGCGGTTATCAGATTTTGGTTAATCCCTTTCGCCCGATTGGTTGTACGGCCCAATATCCCGCCCCCAATGTGGAAGCCGATCTCGTGTTAATCAGTTCCCAACTGTTGGATGAGGGCTATGTGGAAGACCTCCCCGGCCAACCGAGACTGTTGTTTGAACCCGGAGATTATCAACTTGATGAGGGGTTGCAGGTGCGGGGAATGGTGGCCGAGCGCCTGGAAAAACGGCCGGGAAGTCGATTTCCCAGTAATGTGGCTTGGGTGTGGAGACAA is drawn from Roseofilum capinflatum BLCC-M114 and contains these coding sequences:
- a CDS encoding sulfotransferase family protein, producing the protein MIMPNFIVIGAAKSGTSSLHNYLSEHPEIYMSKNKEPNFFAYEGWQPDYCGSGDAEAPTNVKTVPYLKDYQALFDGVTKEKAIGESSPCYLYMPEAPTRIKRYIPEAKLIAILRHPVDRAYSRYSHFCRNGRETLDFSEALKEEDNRRKNHWAPGWRYLDFGFYSIQIQRYLDRFDREQIQIYLYEDLKSDPKHMIKNIFQFLGVDDTFQPNLSVKYNQSNIPKNRVFHRFISENNILKSMIRPLIPAKIRKPMAAKAYRKNLSRLKPLSPELRQELIPIFREDILKLQDLIGRDLSHWLV
- a CDS encoding DUF3285 domain-containing protein; protein product: MTEPQTSSISSEQPETAETTAQEPQASYVKLAMRNMVRKGRKSLIHFTLTTLALLGLLVGLSYLTR
- the ybeY gene encoding rRNA maturation RNase YbeY, whose amino-acid sequence is MDVEVNIEMSESVVEPAVTAELLHQWLCTWLEHLDLNLELPPAPAYELSLRLTDNSEIQSFNSQYRQQDRPTDVLAFAALESDTPLLPESEDPLYLGDLMISVEMARDQAEEQGHSETVELAWLCAHGLLHLLGWDHPDEASLQAMWEKQDSLLVQVGLELGNREGMSTPVI
- a CDS encoding diacylglycerol kinase family protein; translated protein: MSSKLSISTVESNHSSRVTHRDSSWRVAENLLTSFKYAWAGVTYAFRTQRNFRIHVVLATLVMILGSLLHVNAVEASVLAVMICLVLVLELLNTALEAVVDLTVEQNYHELAKIAKDCAAGAVMLSAIASILVGVILLLPKLVLLFS
- a CDS encoding anthranilate synthase component II, producing MILVIDNYDSFTYNLVQYLAELGQEFPQAKEIQVYRNDRISLKEIQALKPDAIVISPGPGRPEESGVSLEAIAQLGPKVPILGVCLGHQGIGQVFGGKIVSAPVLMHGKTSPIHHNGVGIFAGLESPLNATRYHSLTIDRNSCPKELEITAWVEDGTIMGVRHRQYPHLQGVQFHPESILTTKGKDLLRNFLRSLSS
- a CDS encoding MBL fold metallo-hydrolase, translated to MKRRNFISMTGAMAIATLVSSVYSSQAQTPSGLTIQSLGHTCFLFTGGGYQILVNPFRPIGCTAQYPAPNVEADLVLISSQLLDEGYVEDLPGQPRLLFEPGDYQLDEGLQVRGMVAERLEKRPGSRFPSNVAWVWRQAGMKILHLGGMASPITVEQKILIGKPDVVLIPVGGGPKAYDPEEAKAALEMLNAKIVIPTHYQTAKADPQACNLAGVEEFLGLMNGTPIQRIAGDRLTLQANGLPNDGSQIKVLSL